Genomic DNA from Hymenobacter jejuensis:
ACTATCCCTGTTACAACGGAGGCAAACCAAAAGGGAAAGCTTTGCAGAATCAACCGGCGCACGCGGTCGGTGTAGAGCCGGCGCAGCAGGTGTTGATCCAACCAAGCCAGCACGCGTGCGTAGCGGGTCAGAGAAGTAGGCATGAGGCGAAAAAAGGGGGTGTCGCCCCTTAATACTCCACAACGGATTATTTCGATATCTAAAGAATAAGTATAATTTTCTTCTTAATTGTAAAATACTGATTGCTAATTACTTATATAGAATATAAAATGTTTTCTTCAGACCAAACTAAGGATTTGAGCTGTGCTATGATTGTGAACTGGGATGCTATTGCTAAAACCCAAAACGGAGCTCGCCTATTGCGCGTACCTCACCAGAAAACCGCTCCGCCATATGAAAACTCCCGCTGCCTACAACCTGCTCAAGGTTTCGTCCCGTGCCCCGCATAATGTTCACAAAGAAGAAGTTGAGCGGGAGCTCCGGCGCATTCGCCAAGACTTAGTGGAGTTGCAGGAGCGGCTATACGCCGAAAACCGCCGTAGTGTGCTCGTGGTGCTGCAAGGCATGGATGCCAGCGGCAAAGACGGTCTGATTCGGCGCGTGTTCAGCGGCATCAACCCGCAGGGTGTGCGCGTAGATGCCTTCAAAGAACCCACGGACGAAGAGCTGTCCCACGATTTTCTGTGGCGCATTCACCGCAAAACGCCCGGCCACGGCATGATTCAGGTGTTCAACCGCTCGCATTACGAAGACGTGCTCGTGACCCGGGTTGATAATATCATCGATGACGAGGAAGCCCAGCGTCGTTTTGAGGCCATCAACGCTTTCGAAACCCTGTTGCAGCAAGCCGGCACGACCATTCTGAAGTTCTACCTGCACGTTTCGGAAAAGGAGCAACGCGAGCGTCTCGACGAACGCATCAACGATCCGTCCAAGCAGTGGAAATACGATGCCAGTGACCAGGGCAAAGCTTCGCAATGGCCACAGTACCGCGCCATGTATGAAGATGTGTTTGCGCACTGCAACCCGCCCACTTGCCCTTGGATTCTGGTTCCTTCCGACCAAAACTGGTACAAAGCCTACGTGGTGGCCAGCACGCTACGCCATGCCCTGCTGGAAATGAATCCGCAGTATCCCAAAGCTAAAACAGAAAGACCTAAATAATTGATG
This window encodes:
- a CDS encoding PPK2 family polyphosphate kinase; protein product: MKTPAAYNLLKVSSRAPHNVHKEEVERELRRIRQDLVELQERLYAENRRSVLVVLQGMDASGKDGLIRRVFSGINPQGVRVDAFKEPTDEELSHDFLWRIHRKTPGHGMIQVFNRSHYEDVLVTRVDNIIDDEEAQRRFEAINAFETLLQQAGTTILKFYLHVSEKEQRERLDERINDPSKQWKYDASDQGKASQWPQYRAMYEDVFAHCNPPTCPWILVPSDQNWYKAYVVASTLRHALLEMNPQYPKAKTERPK